The following are encoded in a window of Cydia amplana chromosome 20, ilCydAmpl1.1, whole genome shotgun sequence genomic DNA:
- the LOC134657586 gene encoding transmembrane protein 80-like, producing MVNPSLAYEILLYINSFYFGLFSTCELGALVLKSFLISGKYEIVTQGYILIGRDYGVLIGLFMVEAARLFLGRKGSLSEKDPPVMFSVLLTLPSIGGVIYLLHWQQVVLRIEFIWCTLMLLLQLAEFVFACMFIVTMCRDPSYD from the exons ATGGTTAATCCTAGTTTAGCATATGAGATTCTTTTGTATataaattcattttattttggaCTCTTCTCAACATGTGAACTGGGCGCTCTTGTACTGAAGTCTTTCCTTATTAGTGGAAAATACGAAATTGTGACCCAAGGTTACATATTGATTGGAAGAGATTATGGTGTGCTCATTGGATTATTTATGGTGGAAGCAGCCAGATTGTTTCTTGGAAGGAAGGGTAGCCTTAGCGAAAAGG ATCCTCCAGTGATGTTTTCAGTGCTCCTCACACTCCCTTCTATTGGTGGGGTGATATATCTCTTGCACTGGCAACAAGTAGTACTTCGGATTGAATTTATATGGTGTACCTTGATGTTGCTGTTGCAATTAGCCGAGTTTGTGTTTGCATGTATGTTCATAGTCACCATGTGTCGGGACCCCTCTTACGATTGA
- the LOC134657490 gene encoding gastrula zinc finger protein XlCGF17.1-like: MAATYYMLKLLKKKRMARKLRNVTNGNVINAQIITDHTSDETFRCRVCLKKGRIPIFGDESCRDISEDICLFGDIIINKEDNHPHHLCHACNALLDAAIIFRRTAKESETLLMKSLEKNTEAPSDIVDYDHEINSDEITHNDEYESQSQPVKSYNCKLCKRSFKTNEEYARHRSSREHKNVRIQCSICNRLLTAQLYKKHLVRHQTASHLICEVCGKLYRKDNLIRHLQLHSFDLPFQCQVCPYRGRFIESLRIHMRTHTGDKPFSCDKCQLRFLTRSNLNRHLLTHRKERPFKCSECGRGFYTKCDMDVHFKSDHVGIKDFGCRMCGSKYGTRKALMRHELRVHKRDKMAKGRVPLYLQSEYRKQSEEQV; this comes from the coding sequence ATGGCAGCTACTTACTACATGTTAAAGTTACTCAAGAAGAAACGTATGGCTCGTAAACTTCGTAATGTAACCAATGGAAACGTAATTAATGCACAAATCATTACAGACCACACTTCAGATGAGACTTTCAGGTGCAGGGTATGTTTAAAGAAAGGCAGGATACCAATATTTGGCGATGAAAGTTGTAGAGATATTTCCGAAGATATATGTTTATTTGGAGACATTATAATCAATAAGGAGGATAATCATCCTCACCACTTGTGTCATGCTTGTAACGCCTTGCTTGATGCTGCCATCATTTTCCGAAGAACTGCAAAAGAAAGTGAAACATTGCTTATgaaaagtttagaaaaaaacacTGAAGCACCTTCTGACATTGTTGATTATGATCATGAAATAAATTCAGATGAAATTACTCATAATGATGAGTATGAATCTCAATCGCAACCTGTAAAATCTTATAACTGTAAGCTATGTAAGAGGAGTTTCAAAACAAATGAAGAATATGCAAGACACAGAAGTTCCAGGGAACATAAGAATGTAAGGATACAATGTTCTATTTGTAACCGTTTGCTAACAGCTCAGTTGTATAAGAAACACTTAGTCAGGCATCAAACTGCATCACACTTGATATGTGAAGTTTGTGGCAAGTTGTATAGAAAAGACAATTTAATTAGACATCTACAGTTACACAGCTTTGACTTACCGTTCCAATGCCAGGTGTGCCCATACAGAGGCAGATTTATTGAGTCGCTCAGGATACACATGAGAACACACACTGGAGACAAACCATTTTCTTGTGATAAGTGCCAGCTTAGGTTCTTGACTCGCAGCAACCTCAATAGACATCTACTTACACATAGGAAAGAAAGGCCATTCAAATGCTCTGAATGTGGAAGGGGATTTTACACTAAGTGCGATATGGATGTACATTTTAAATCGGATCATGTAGGGATCAAAGATTTTGGGTGCAGAATGTGTGGGAGCAAGTATGGCACGAGAAAAGCTTTGATGAGACATGAATTGAGGGTTCATAAGAGGGATAAGATGGCTAAAGGAAGAGTGCCATTATATTTACAGAGTGAATACAGAAAACAAAGTGAGGAGCAAGTTTAA